tatatatacgaatatatatatatatatatacatacatacacacacacatatatatatatatatacaccgtatttttcggagtataagtcgctccggagtataagtcgcatctgccgaaaatgcataataaagaacggaaaaaaaaaacatataagtcacatttttgggggaatgtatttgatgaaacccaacacaaagaatagacatttgaaaggcaatttcaaataaataaagaatagtgaacaacaggctgaataagtgtacgttatacgacgcataaataaccaactgcgaaggtgcctggtatgttaacgtaacatattatggtaagagtctttcaaataattaaaacatatagaacatgcccaTATCGCAAAAACAATTTTTAAGAGCGAcactgatttgagatacaagtgttttgaattACAAGCTTGGTCATATAATCATTTAAACTCGTAAATTGAGGtatcgctgtgtgtgtgtgtgtatatatatatatatatatatatatatatatatatatatatatatcaatattgtAGATTTTTCCAGGTGTTCAGTGAGCGTCTGAGTTGTATACATACGGTCTAACATTGAATGCAGTGCATTATCGCACTGTACATCTATGTGATGATCCCTTtcacaccccaaaaaaaaaacttctaaaagaGAGACAGTAGACCATTTTGAGGCTTTACAAATAgtaatacattttattaatataccttcATAAAACAAGTTTAAGACTGTATAAAAACTCAGTAAaaacattagatttttttttacatttttataatggTGATATCAGGTATGAAATGCACATAATTCACATATTTGTTGCAATCATGTTCAGATGATGCTATTTCTTTGTAGTGGGTAGGTAAACGTTGAATTAACCATTGCACACTAGTGATTATAAATCTAAACAtacaatcaaaaaataaaatcatttcaCATTGTGGCCTTTCGGTTCCCAACCGGTTGACTGGTAAAACACTAACATTATTGAGTTTGTTCTTTTTTCTATTTCACAGGCACACAATTATTTACATCCCTATATGCAATACCTCGGGGAAAAGTCATGGCCCTGCAGGCCCTCTTGTCTGCGTAGCAACTGAATGCAAAGTTGCGACACTGACAGGTTGAGTTTATTTATATTAGGCTAAACATATCTATTTTGTGTCCAAATAAGTCTGATTTGATTTATAATGTATTCTTTTAACTGTATCACACTTAGATTAGATAAATGGTTTGGCCCAAAAatggtaaaaacatttttttcaatgtgAGTATGTCATGATTTAAAAGCAGGATGTTCCTtttagaaaaggaaaaaaaaaaacaataatggatACAATCAGTGCAAAATACATACTTAAAGGGgacctgcacttttttattttattttgcctattattcacaatcctggCACACGTTTTTCTATATTTCAAAATGATTGTGTTCTgacattttttgtgtgtaaaaaacaACTAAAGATTTGTCCGAACACAAAATTTTTTAACAGTTATTTGAGAAGACAATCGCAATCGGTGTTTCtcttttcatgcattctaactcgtaaataaatgccaTAAAAAGTCTGGTTaaaatggagtcaatgggagttacacaattttgcctataaagcccttaaaaaacatgtAGACACCTCcattaagtatatatgtcatgtagtaacaggcacatttataataagatGTGATACTTAtgttattttgctcattttaagcaaaaGCGGAGATCAATTTCAAAAAaacatcacaacgttcgcttttttCTTCAACAACAGCACTGATTACCATTTACTGCAGACTAAGAGAGCTAGTGATCACAgcactgctataaatagtttgtctgcattagcgcttataatacttggttaatattcaagtcccgaaatgtaaatggagtattgttggcggttttagaATGGTGATCGAGAGGGGTTTTTTGGGCactcatgtctctcataatgattgtaagcaataggcaaaattccaaaatgagtgcagttcccttttaggagggtaatggaaataaaatacaaaccatatttgtttttaaaaaggagTGTTACATGTGCTCAATAGTCACACTGTGATGTGAAGCATTCCACTGGCCCCTTCATTGTGACGTAGCAGTCTGCCTGACCAGTTACCacagcaaaaacacaaaacatctCAAACGGCAAGTTCAGtggcacaaaaataaaaataaaaatatatatattttgtttctaACTAAATTAGTCTACATCAACAACAGGTGACATGAGTGGAATGTCCCTTGTGAAGAAACTATTTCATTAAAAGTTTTACGATGCAATTTGAAATGTTTCTGATTGAATTTAAATGGTAAATTCTGTGGGAAATGTGGCCTGCCAAGTACATGAATGTGAAGTTGGTGACTGTTAAGAAGCCGCAAAATATAGGATAAAACATATAATTAAATCATTATTCTACATTAATATGCTTTCAGTTTGACTTTTGGTGTTAAACTGCCCTCTAGAATTAACAGGTACCACATCTTAGTAAACCAAGCTGACAGACAGATAAGAGTGATACAGCTCTCAAATAATACCACAGCAAGGGAGAGCCTCAAGTCTGTTGTCATGGTAACATCTGCTAAAAGGCCCAGTGGGCTTCAGGCTCTCCTCTATTATGTTCTATACAATAGAAATAGTACATCATTGAAGATAAAATTGACTCTTCTTCTGGGCAATACAGACAAAGCATTTGAAAGTCAAAAGCAGATCTGAAGAACAAAAAAAGAAGGGAAGAGTAATGGAATTACAAACTGTTCGCCGTGTATTTTGCCTGTTCCGGTAGGAGAAAGTTGATTTATCTAATCCATGATGATCAAACGATACGTATGGTCGCCTGCATTGAAATCCATGAAAAGTTACGTCTGTAGTCAGTAGTTTCCCCACAAGCTTCCCTACAGTGCACCTGAATTCCAAGCTGAATGAATGAATATTGTGTGTTAGGGAGGAACATAAGGGGGTGGTGACCTGTAAGAGGTCATGTTCTTAGGACGAGAACCTTTGCCTTCAATGGGGACAGTAAAAGGTGGTGGGGGTTGGTAAGGAGGCGCATTGGGATCATCATCCTGATAAATAGAATACTCTTCCAACAAATCCTGGTTTAGCAGTGTACTGTGGGGTCCAGCCATGTTAGGGTACTCTGGTGGAGGAAGTGGTGGCTTTTCTTCCTGAAGGATAAGCGGGATGCTGGAGGAAGGAGGGGACTTAGAATCATCCAGCTCATCTGCAAATATTATGGGAACTCCCTTTTTGATGAAGGTAGCCTGCTCCTCCATGGTCATCTTTCCTCTGCGCTTCTTACGGTAACAGACCATGGCGATGATACCTGCAAATAATAAGAGTGCTGCTACCACAACTGCAGGGATGACGGTGTGCAGGTAGACGTCATCACTGCTCCTACGACCGGTCCCAGGGGAAGGTGTAGCTGTAGGAAGAACGGGGATTGGCTGAAACTCCCCTGGTGGTATAAAGGTGTATCTTTGACATTTGTTTGTGCCACGTACAGAGATATTAATGGGTTTGAATTCAGGCTCCATGGCTTTAACGAAAGCTGGTTTTGGTGTCCCTTGTGGATCAGCAATCCTGTTGCTGAGAGCTGTAATCTGGTCCTTAGGACAAGGATTTTGCTGGAGACTGTTATTGGACCATTCTATCACAATGGAGCCCTTAGTGATGCTTCGTAGGGTCACTGTGCTGCTATTTCGATCACCAAGAGCGTAAGCTaacttttttgtcaaaataatctTTTTATGGATGTCACTGCTTAATGTTTTGGGGTCACCGTGGAAACGGGCGGAAAAAACAACTGGTGGTTTATCATTAGTAGACCAATGGTTTACTTGAACCTcaaatgcatccatgactcttttcCCACCTTTATCTGTGGCCAGCATGAAGTACTCGTGTTTGCCCTTGTGCTGCTCTTCTGGAAGTCCATACAAAAGCTGGATGGTGCTGTTGAACTGAATCCAAGACGTTTCACTGACTGCCTCCTTGGAGGGTTGCTTCAAAATCAAACGCAGCTTGTCGGTTGTACCATCCTCTTTGTCGAAGAAAGTATCAGGAGGAATTTTGAGCTCAAAGTATGTGCCAACCCATGCATTTACCTGATCAATTGGGTTGCGGATCTCTGGCATCTGATTCAAGTCTGGAGACAAGGAGAGAGGCGTGGTGCGTTTTGGTGGTTTTGCTGTGGTAGATTTGGGTTCTCTGGGGGCAGGTGTTGACGTCTTAGGTTTCTTCGGCTTTCTTGTGCTAGATGGTTTAGGTTTTTTAGTGGTGCTTGGTAGTGTTGGTAAAGCAGTGGCTTCCACAAATGTAGGTCTGGTCATTGTAGGTTGGATGGGCATGGTGCTTGTCGATCCCAATATCCTGGTAGGTTGGGGAGGACCCAAAACAGGTGTATGTGCAATCTGATCTCTAACTCTCATTGTAGGCTTCACAGGAAGAGGTAAAGGGCCGCGTACAGGAGGTGCAGAGTGGTCTGTTGCTGGGGCAATTGAGGGTGAAGTTGGGGTCGGAACAATGCGTAGAGGTGGCTCTGGATAACTAGTTGGCGGAAGCAGGGAGGGCACTGGAGTAGGAGTGTTGTACAACTGCCGTTTGACACGTTTCACTGCATGGGGCTTTTTGTTGACAATGTGCCAGCCAACCACTGGATATGCCAGTGTGGCTGACATTGTTCCATCCTTTGCAGAGAATTGGACAATGCTGATGTTAGGGATATTGCCCTGGTCAAGGGCACATCCAAGTTTCCAAGACAGCAGAACACCGTTCTCCACCACTTTCTTGGCATTTCCTGGTCCCGCCATAAAAGCCGACATGTCAAATAAGCGGTTGTTCACAACAGGTACAAGTCTCATGTGCTCAATGGGGACATGTGAGAATTTTCTCATATTGGTTAGTAAACTGACCCTCTGTTTAGCTACCATCTTTGTCAAGTCAGCATCCAGTATGACAGTGAGGACAGTGACAGGCTCCTCAGGGCCACAAGTGAAAGGCTGCAGGCCACTGATATTAGACTGTAGCGCAAG
The DNA window shown above is from Nerophis ophidion isolate RoL-2023_Sa linkage group LG06, RoL_Noph_v1.0, whole genome shotgun sequence and carries:
- the LOC133554904 gene encoding dystroglycan 1-like, which encodes MHYKLGDVSTGDAGRCRLLCSTTVSLVIGLLIAMARIVASEQQNAQVEMFTIQLEASMQSSILSELQSAALAFESSVKNGGVQAGIPDSSAIVGQVFQMRIPLVSDNASYNLHLTEMGQPALPSWLYWDKGNCILRGLALEQDKGVYHISVSGQDMNEKTGSQESPSTVFSIEVYPEERADTEPSLLALQSNISGLQPFTCGPEEPVTVLTVILDADLTKMVAKQRVSLLTNMRKFSHVPIEHMRLVPVVNNRLFDMSAFMAGPGNAKKVVENGVLLSWKLGCALDQGNIPNISIVQFSAKDGTMSATLAYPVVGWHIVNKKPHAVKRVKRQLYNTPTPVPSLLPPTSYPEPPLRIVPTPTSPSIAPATDHSAPPVRGPLPLPVKPTMRVRDQIAHTPVLGPPQPTRILGSTSTMPIQPTMTRPTFVEATALPTLPSTTKKPKPSSTRKPKKPKTSTPAPREPKSTTAKPPKRTTPLSLSPDLNQMPEIRNPIDQVNAWVGTYFELKIPPDTFFDKEDGTTDKLRLILKQPSKEAVSETSWIQFNSTIQLLYGLPEEQHKGKHEYFMLATDKGGKRVMDAFEVQVNHWSTNDKPPVVFSARFHGDPKTLSSDIHKKIILTKKLAYALGDRNSSTVTLRSITKGSIVIEWSNNSLQQNPCPKDQITALSNRIADPQGTPKPAFVKAMEPEFKPINISVRGTNKCQRYTFIPPGEFQPIPVLPTATPSPGTGRRSSDDVYLHTVIPAVVVAALLLFAGIIAMVCYRKKRRGKMTMEEQATFIKKGVPIIFADELDDSKSPPSSSIPLILQEEKPPLPPPEYPNMAGPHSTLLNQDLLEEYSIYQDDDPNAPPYQPPPPFTVPIEGKGSRPKNMTSYRSPPPYVPP